From Pongo pygmaeus isolate AG05252 chromosome 22, NHGRI_mPonPyg2-v2.0_pri, whole genome shotgun sequence, one genomic window encodes:
- the TFF2 gene encoding trefoil factor 2 — protein sequence MGPRDAQLLAALLVLGLCALAGGEKPSPCQCSRLSPHNRTNCGFPGITSDQCFDNGCCFDSSVTGVPWCFHPLPKQESDQCVMEVSDRRNCGYPGISPEECASRKCCFSNFIFEVPWCFFPKSVEDCHY from the exons ATGGGACCGCGAGacgcccagctcctggcagcacTCCTCGTCTTGGGGCTATGTGCCCTGGCGGGGGGTGAGAAACCCT CCCCCTGCCAGTGCTCCAGGCTGAGCCCCCATAACAGGACGAACTGCGGCTTCCCTGGAATCACCAGCGACCAGTGTTTTGACAATGGATGCTGTTTCGACTCCAGTGTCACTGGGGTCCCCTGGTGTTTCCACCCCCTCCCAAAGCAAG AGTCGGATCAGTGTGTCATGGAGGTCTCAGACCGAAGAAACTGTGGCTACCCGGGCATCAGCCCCGAGGAATGCGCCTCTCGGAAGTGCTGCTTCTCCAACTTCATCTTTGAAGTGCCCTGGTGCTTCTTCCCGAAGTCTGTGGAAG ACTGCCATTACTAA
- the TFF1 gene encoding trefoil factor 1, whose product MAAMENKVICALVLVSMLALGILAEAQTETCTVAPRERQNCGFPGVTPSQCANKGCCFDDTVRGFPWCFHPKTIDVPPEEECEF is encoded by the exons ATGGCTGCCATGGAGAACAAGGTGATCTGCGCCCTGGTCCTGGTGTCCATGCTGGCCCTCGGCATCCTGGCTGAGGCCCAGACAG AGACGTGTACAGTGGCTCCCCGTGAAAGACAGAATTGTGGTTTTCCCGGTGTCACGCCCTCCCAGTGTGCAAATAAGGGCTGCTGTTTCGACGACACCGTTCGTGGGTTCCCCTGGTGCTTCCATCCTAAGACCATCGACGTCCCTCCAGAAG AGGAGTGTGAATTTTAG